The following DNA comes from Rhizophagus irregularis chromosome 18, complete sequence.
TGACTTTCTCGTGTAAATAAAGCAATTGCTCTTGTTCCAgataattttccttttaataaaaCTCACACAAGACGCTTTTCATATTATACACACTGGAGTATATAGAATACACCAAACCGCTTGTCCTTATTGGAGCCTATGCCAATATGAGAATTATTTACTCGGAAATGGACAGAACCTTCATGTTCGTATCAGAAGGGATATCTTGTACAAGTGAGACCGAATACCAACCACATCAATTTAAGATCTTAGCTAAAGAAGAAAACGAAACAAATTATGCAAGAACATTAAGCAGGAGGTGGATGTAATCGTAGGATTATTGAAGAATAAAGTAGACATTGAGAAAGAGCCAGCAATTAAAAGTAAACTAGTTCGAGAATATAGTTTAGTATAGATAAGATAGAAAAAGTCTCAtctttgtaatatatttatttcgtGTGTTAACTACCATATATCACGGGCCGCAGTACCTGCAAATTTTGAAGGGTTGACGTATATAAGGGGTtacaaagaatttatattgcgtaatatattttacatttttacattGTAGTCCCTAATATAATACCGGGTATTTTACCAGTTCGATATTCAAGAAAACATAGACGAACAGCACATAGCTGGACTTTTATTAACACATAATGACATAATGACATGTGACGTGTCCCGATGACGCAGCTCCAATTATACCcgatttttatatgtataaatacgCCTTAACTCCACATTAtgtgaaatagaaaaaaaaacaattctatacagaaaaaaaagtgaaaatcaacagaaaatcaaaatgaaatttaacTTTCTTTTGCTCCTTTCAACCGCCCTTACTGCTGTTGCTCAACTGTCCAATGAAACTATGATAATTCAATCATCGGGCTCTGATCTTTTTTGGGCAttagataatattaaagttgtTTTAAAACCACGAGAACAAGCTGCTAACTGGACAATTATTCGTTATTCTGGAGGCAATTACATCTTACTCTTACCCTATGATATTCCTAAAAAATCCGTCCAATACAATGGCCCTGGCAAACAACTCActgttgaaaaaaatcttaataccAAATGGCTATTCGAACCTGAATCTGAACTTCCTGAATTAATTTGTTCCAGCAAACAAACTAATATGTGTGCAACAGAAGATGAAGAGTGTAAAGTTATTGCTTTGTATAACGGGGCTGTCCCTAGACAGAGGTGGATATTTCATAAAGTACATTAAGAGGATTAACAACtacttaattcttttaaatgcTACTCtcatatatcatatattattataatattgtattatcatgtaatattaataacatcAGGCTTTATTTATAACATGTATATGTTGTCAATATATAGCGTGAGTGTGTAACTGtgcattagaaaaaataaaaatatgctCTTAGCATTTATTTTCCCCTGATCTCAATGAAATTTTGTCACGTGGTTTTTTATCAAAACTAACGAAATTCTTCTTTATTCCACGAGTTTGATCAAGAGAGATAGCAAGCTTGGCGATATCGATATTGCAATTTTCTGCTCGCGAGAAATCATCATTCAGATGATTATTGTTTCTATAATACATTGACTTTCTCTAGATTCGCTCCTTCCGAATCATTATCACAAATTACGGCATTTATTCGTACGTATAAActatatttaacaattatataCGATTATATGCTTTAAAGCatgttttaaaagtattagaCCCATCAACTTTATAAATTGTTATACCCTAAAAATATgcgattcatttttttgttacgGTTTGATCCAAACACCGCATACTAATGATACTATGCATGTTAAAGACATGGGCAGACTTTAATAACGaaataactatttaaataCCTAGAAGCATTCTCCTGGAAATACAAAATTTGCATTCTCGGTTTTATAATTCATCTATTAGTCGATTACAAGAAACACTGTTCAAGGTTTCATGTGATTTACGTAACTACGTGatgaatatgttaaaaaagaatGTGATTGTATATGTTGactcaaaaaattatatgctAAATATGCATAGTTTGAAAGCTCTATGACGTCACAGATAAACAAAGCCAAACGTAATTTGCTACggaattcatttaaattatctcgtttaataaaagtaaacaaTTCTTCTAAATTCTgtgattgaaatttttttttaagatgacTTCTTGTTAAAGTTTAAGTAGGATAACAAAGCATATTTGTCCTTGAAGATAGATTCCCAATGAAGAATTTTCGTTGATAGTTATCCTTTTTACCAACTTTGGCAGgatattaacatatattatgCTACATATTATTACAACACATGTAGAAATTGATCTTGCCGTCAAAGATTTTCAATAGTCCTGATTTTTCTGATTTTGATCAAGACTTCACCACCACATGTTTTTGCTGCGGAACTAAGAATAATTTAATGTGGCGCAGTCAAATAACTCgacttttcttttctttcccagcattatttattgaaactAATTAGGTAAATGCCATCATAACTATTATTGCCTTGTCTTAACTTGGTGAAACAGAAATTATAGTCATATTTTTAGAAAGAAACCGGACGTCAAATTCTGATGAACTCAAGTTCGGCTGGgataaagaagaagaagaggtGAAATAactatattgataaattattattattaatttttgttttatacaTCTTAtgtttgaatttattaataaattaattaattaaaaaaatattttttttatttttttttcttcctttacCTTTCCTtttaatagtttgtttaaataatcatttattagttgaaatattaagaaaaattagatctaataattaaaatttctctctctctctctcttttGAATTTTGACAATTTTCTTCCTATCCTCTTGTTtcataaatttacttaatttttgaCCTCATCTTTCTCATATCTTAAGCTTACGattatatatgataatttttattttatcatcttcCATTACATCAACGTACTAACCATATTCATACCTAACAGAATCCATAGAACACATTTAACAATTCCTATTTCTTCATATTCacattaattttcaaaaaaaaagagatagagagaaagaagaattaatacaaataatacaaataataccaataatacaaatttcaaaaatcagaTCGAATTATAAACTTACtagataattgataaattttcatcCCATACGACGTCAatcttattacaaaaattcatataattagGATAATAACTTGATTCCATTATCCTTTTTCCTCTCTCTTTCGACCATCCTTTAATACAATTCATGTAttcataaatatcattatcaatcgaaataatgatataaaaatatttcaaatttactgaacaattttccaaaaaaattctGCAATAATGAACGCAATTAACCAAAAGTTCAAGTTGTACGGTATCAATTCTTTCAGGTAAAGATTTTGCCAAATCCATAATAATTTCGGTACTAATATCAACCGTATGCATATccagataaatatttaagtaaaGTTCTCTAagatttgaattattttcaagaattatgaataaaatcgGTATATCATTATTTGCTGTTAATTGTGTAGAAAATTTCACTAGATTCCTACAATTTTCACCGATCGCTTCTAAaagatcataattttttaaaaacttatttcgtaagtaaagtttttttaaatttgaagaaattattttgtttcttaaaattcCTTGAATTGGATTAATTTGTCTCATAAAATCCACACCATCACAATTAGATATTAATTCCAACGaatataattttggtaattCAGCTTTAGAGatccaatcaaaatttttatgtgaAATATTTGAATCTTCTAAAcgtaaaatttccaaatttttacatttaccGAGAAATTCGAATGTTTCATCTGTCATCATTTCTATTCCACTTATCTCAAATCTTTTAAGAGAATGAGATATAGATTccaatgatgaaaatatttcaaatatatttttttcataaaaccACATTccagaattatttttaacgccaataatttgtaaaatttcaagatttttttgatatttgattAATGATACAAGTGGTATATAAATAGAACGAAAATCTCCTTCAATACGAACGGTTTTTAATTTTCtacatatttttgataaagaatctAATGAaggatgattattatttaattgaccACATTccaaatattctaaattttcgaaaaaattttttgattcatcaaattttaaaaatactgtaAAAATATCTAAGTATCTATCAATGGTTAATCCATTATCTATATGATGGTACTCATTTTCATTCTCCATCCtatcaataattaaattttcaaaatatgcatatttattatctattttaaaCCATCGAATACTGGCTTTCCTTTTTGCCAtataaactaatattaataaattaattacccATATTTGACCAAATTCTGACcattctgaaaattttatattatgaaatattaatgataatgattcatctttttccattaataatataaaagatttaaacaaattattatttatctttgaAAATTCGGAAACAATCTTAAAAAGGTTATCAAGATTTAAATGTGTAATCAAACAAGGATAATCAAATAATGtattctttcctttttttaagaaattgaGTAAAATaggaattattttaatttgattttttatgttGATATCGTTTCTAAAtggatttttccataaatatatGATACCATTTTCACACCATGTATGATCTACTTGGATAATAGAATATAAAGtgttaatatctttaatatcaCGAAAAATTTGTTGTAAACATTCATTTGGTAAGCTggaaatcattattttaagtaaaagaGAAAGGCAAAAGAGGGAATAAACAGTAGAGcaagaaatgaaattttttatagatctaTTTACTGTGTAAAGTAGTACAGCATGAGATAGTGTTACATTATACCTTCGTGAAATTTCGGCTAAATTAAAGTAATGCCGGCCGAATTAATTTGGTTGACCagaattacgtaatatttattatatgcgTATCATTCGAGAACGTAAATTTGAACATGTTATATTTCTTCATCTTAATGTTACATAAAGTAATTCAAATCCGAACGCGGGCTTTTCAATCAATGCTATGGACGGTATAACTTTTTCGTAACCCGTTTTCATTTATGccaatgataatattataaaatcgttatatatatttgttgaAAAGTGTGAGGATGTttctattgataaaaaaaaaattcttctataaCATCAATGATATCGCAACCGTTATATGAGCATTCACTGGCTATTGGCACTTGAAATtcattcatctttttttttttttgaatcgaTTGAAAGTAATTGCATTAATACCTTTTCATCAACCCATATTCAGCTCGTTTCATTTactaatatgtaaaatatagaCAATTTGCCATACTCCATACGATCCGATAAATACAAAACGATTTTCAAACTTTtggatatattttaataataaaatttggatacAAATTATCGTATGAAAGGGAATTTTCGTAAATTACAAAAGCTTTAGCTCTTATACCATTCTGTATACTTCTCATCAAATGGACacttatagaaaatatttttaattttattaaaatcaaaaatataatttaattaatcgcTAAGGAGTAAGGATGCCCCTATCAGGGCTTTGACCTGATCAAGTGAGCATTTAATTATGCCAAATTTGAAATTGGACATATCAtgggataatttttttgctttgcatttgattggttgactacagaacattattaattttttttttgaattacataaattaagtGCATGTGATTAGTGTAATCAATCACACGTTTATGTGAATTATAGTAATTCATCGAAGATTCCCATTTGCAAAAACAATAACGTCTAAACATGTGCAAGAAGATTGTTCAATAACGCCATAGCCCTTAATTGGTAATATTAATCGTCTTTTAAAAATCAAGTTCGTTACGTGAATTGGTCATGTGACccgtatctttttttttatatttaaggaGTTGATGCTTTTGAAAactatttacatttatttatcgCTTACTATTATATGATTAGACATGTCATCTCATTATTGGTCAGAAGTTATTCAAGATTTTGAAAATGCTCTTCAAAATGAAGATCGTTACGATATAATCATTAAAGCCGGAGAAGATCCTGATGTCAAGGAACTTCGAGCAAATTCGTTTGTGCTTTGTGCTAGATGTTCGTACTTTAAGAGAGCATTATCTAACGAGTGGGAGgaaattgatgatgatggtaattatattttcaaaaaaccAAATATCTCTTTTGAAGTATTCCAATTAATTCTcaggtaaataaatatttttaattagtttattatttattgctcGATAAGAtctcaatatatttattgtacttttaaaaaatattacagatATTTATATACAGGTACTATAGATTATAATCAATACAACAAGGATGTGATTTTGCAATGTTTAGTCGCGTCTGATGAATTAGGTTTGGATAAGTTGATTGAGCATATCCAAGAATATTTGGTTAAAAATGAAGAATATTTGCATAAAGATCCAGTTGGTACACTTCAAATCATTTATCAACATGAACCATTCGCAAGTCTAAAAGATTATTGCTTAGAAATCATTAGCGAAGAACCAAAGATTCTTTTTTCGTCTCAAAACTTTTCATCATTAGAAAAACCGATTATTACTATGGTACTTCAAAGAGATGACCTTAATATGGAAGAAATTGATATATGGGAATCTATTCTTAGATGGCTTTTTGTTCATTATTTAAAGGTCGGTAAAGACGATTCAACATGGTCATCAGAAGATTTAACAAGTGTTAAACAAactataaaagaatatattccatttattagattttatgatatttctaAGGAAGATTTCTATTTAAGAGTGTACCCATATAAAGATCTTTTGCCTCAAGATTTGCTCAATGATATCCTTCGATATCATATGGTTCCAAATTCCATTCCAATGTTGAATTTCAAACCTTCTAGAAGTCGTAAAACTACCTCTGTTTTAATTAATCATGATATATTTAAGCTCTTTGCGAAATGGatcgataataaaaataacgatTATACTCAACAAAATATACCATATAAATTCAACTTACTTCTGCGTGGCACTAGAGATGGTTTTGATCCTGATATGTTTCATCAATTATGTGATGAAAAAGGCGCTACGATTTCTATTGCAAGAATTAAAGATTCTAAACAAATTGTTGGTGGTTATAATCCATTAAGTTGGAACTCGAATGGTTCATATATGAATACAAGCgaaagctttttattttacattacaGACGTCGGAAACCTCAGTTCTGCTAAGATAGGACGTGTTTTTAGGTATCATCAAAATGCGATATATGGTGATAGTGGCTATGGGCCAACTTTTGGTAATGGGCATGATTTGTACGCACAAAATAAATCTTGGTCTGCTAGTAATGGAAATGCTTACACCAACATTAACATCCCATCTAGTTTTACAATTGATGAGTACGAAGTATTTCAAGTTGCGAAGAAAAGCCTTTAAaactctttaaaaatttttgtttataatttttataatttttttttttgttacattgatttataaaaaaaaataaaaatcaaattattggaCACAAAATTCACCAaaactgattaaaaaaatctttttgatcTATTCACTATTTCTTATTTGCTACCAAGTACCgatttttataagtaaaagattaattttttttgtttgtggAGATCTCATGCTTGTTTACAAGTTATGCCACATCAGGTGACTGATAATCCCTGCTCAATGTCTGAAATATGAAACAGGGGTTGAAGTCTACAAGGCGTACCTCAAGACCCAATTCAGATTTTTCTTTGCTAGTAGGTGAGATTTTTTgttctattttaattttacgatATTTGAATCTCTTTGAACCTGAAACAATACAGATGAAAAATCCAGCTTATATAACTAACAAATTGCCGGTTTTTCTAACATTGATTTCATGGGTCAACCTTTTACAATTGGTTCTTACGTGTAAACAAGTACTATTTAGAACgcgaattcttttaaatagaACATGAAATTTGTACTACAGAACTGGATTATGCATTGCAGTGCATCTGGCGTGTAACTTACCGAAAATCTATCCTTCTGTTCGATCACAAGCTCCGCAGAATTGTATAAATTGCTGAAAAATTCCTAGAATcggaatttaaattttcatttccgttaaattaaaataattatctataatccaaaaaaaaaaaaaaattctttcccATTCATAATACGCAGTTTCTTCCCCcgtctaaaatttttttctttctttttttttttgaaggaatttattattatagcaAAATGTCACAAGATGATTTCGGCTGTACATCATCAAATCCTATCAGAACCTTAGTTGGAAATTTACTTATGAATGAACGAAATGTAAATGATTATgtgtgaatatttttatttcttaataattttatttattcaattatttttattttgaataaaaatatttagaatgaAAGAAcgatattgaaaaatttggaTACTGTACGTAAAATATAACCttaattaagaataattttttaaaaaaaatttataatttgatgagaactaaaattaatttttttccaattagAGTAATCAATTTCGTAAGTTAGATGATACTAGCGAAGAATTAGAAGAGGTTTGTGTCCCTTTTTTTGGATATTAGAAAACACGTGATTGAAACCAAGGTgcaaaatgtttaaatttactttatctGCAATATAAGATGAAGGAAGAATTTTTTGGCGTAAAAgaagttaatattattaaagtgaGCAATAACATCAAATACTTATTATCCAAAGGTAAATATTTATGTGTAATATttgattgttttatttatcatattaaaagaatatttttcttagtcctaatctttttatatagtattacTTAAAGCtaataaatcaagaaaaacGAAATTAATAGTTAATCAACAAAGTGATGCGAGTTATTCTGTATGGGTTCTATAAGAcctacaatattttatttattgtaatgttCGAACGTTAATTTGATGTTCTgactttaattcttttttactttttggtAGATTACATTTGCTCCGGTCGTTGGAAAGttcaagaaatttaaattaaaatgctCATTTCAAATTGATGTGTACATTCCAAAGAATAATGTACAATTCAAATATTCTCATAAGAGAAGTATAAGATACCTAATCGATACTCAAGATTCTAAAAAATTCAACAcaggtaaatattattaaaaaacgaaGATTTCGTGATTTTATAGCTAAATATTACTTATCATCAATTTAGAACAACATGACCAACTTTCTTTGATGGCAATTAAAGCCTATGCTGATTGGTTGAAATCTATTTTTGAATCTGGTAAAaacatgattaatttttgcttgattttattatttaattattcataatatttttttttttcaggagGATTCGGAATGAAGTTAAGAAGCGTAAAATTTACACaaagtaattctattaatatttaattgataattgataaatctatttaattcataataatagttattgttatattttgtAGTTGAACGAATGAAGGATAAAAccaaaaaacaaaagaaaaagggagaaaagaaagagaaaagaaagaaCAAAGCGAAAAGGACAgaagaaatgaataaaaaggatgaagataaaaaagataCAATTAAATGTGAAAATAAAGAGATAGAGAGGCCAATATATATCGTAAAATCTAAATTgtagtttaaaaaatatgaatctATAGATTACGATGTAGGCTTTTAACTTATATACTATTGTAGCAATTTaggaatataaaatattaaataacttataaacGCTTAAATTTGTTGtttgcaataatttttaataatttgtatttttcaattagtagtaataatttaatacacaaactcaatattataataatatcgcGACTTTGCATTGTGAACACAACCA
Coding sequences within:
- a CDS encoding uncharacterized protein (SECRETED:cutsite_AVA-QL; SECRETED:prob_0.7826); SECRETED:SignalP(1-17), translated to MKFNFLLLLSTALTAVAQLSNETMIIQSSGSDLFWALDNIKVVLKPREQAANWTIIRYSGGNYILLLPYDIPKKSVQYNGPGKQLTVEKNLNTKWLFEPESELPELICSSKQTNMCATEDEECKVIALYNGAVPRQRWIFHKVH